One Megalopta genalis isolate 19385.01 chromosome 11, iyMegGena1_principal, whole genome shotgun sequence genomic region harbors:
- the LOC117226196 gene encoding uncharacterized protein LOC117226196 isoform X2, translated as MSGRVQKDSADDSDRVDDAVDPRVQIELERLNTATDDINKLEVDLDEARATFRELLCESTLKIDSLAKKLGTCIEKSRPYYDARFKAKEALQETQKAAIRFERANSQHAAAKEMVYLAEEGLRTEGRCFDHAWQEMLNHATARVNESEHERALSEAEHRHTTALYHKAEHEVQNLQRDLKRAIAKSRPYYEMKAHFNQMLEEQKFRVSALERSVGDAKMTYAEALRNLEKISDEIHRTRRYDGTDDLSKHSRDTVNQAGNQSKSANSSDSSVTGSPDSTDYTSDEYLHLPDKMSPNAPCPVPTRIDREPSSEYLGLSNLNLSSTEPRKYIKRDRPKSIAATDSKHIITLNQTSSSTSRLSDLSSIISPMEKRVTIQTPAETNTTNATAQNGEEWTEISLNNSPDEIYYNNEVYSDDDDQIPYKPLPMDLSPESSNPTASGGTIQPFADISNRKKLITQKSLPAMPKGNEVTLSIEKKAEVTRSPSIKSKSKLDSSLANWITRSSAGGEASGGSSANSSRRQSLDMLWCAGPGERVKELLSHGMMMLNISSLTERRSSEPRTIEKDKEKFEKCEKVEGKGKKVPSPLEKTLTYLNADEETSDSESLASVEMLTEDQISSLMMEPDMNQVCQEILGTPLVEVCPLLQQLQQQQ; from the exons ATGAGTGGACGTGTGCAGAAAGACAGTGCTGATGATTCTGATCGTGTCGACGATGCAGTGGATCCCAGAGTGCAG ATTGAACTTGAAAGATTAAATACTGCTACCGATGATATTAACAAGCTCGAAGTTGATTTGGAT GAGGCAAGAGCAACTTTCAGAGAACTACTCTGTGAATCTACATTAAAAATTGATAGTTTAGCTAAGAAACTTGGTACTTGTATTGAGAAATCTAGGCCATACTATGATGCTAGGTTTAAAGCCAAAGAA GCTTTACAAGAAACGCAAAAAGCAGCTATTAGATTTGAAAGAGCAAACAGCCAACATGCAGCAGCCAAAGAAATGGTTTACTTAGCTGAAGAAGGCTTAAGAACTGAGGGAAGATGTTTTGACCATGCTTGGCAG gAAATGTTAAATCATGCAACTGCTAGGGTCAATGAATCTGAACACGAAAGAGCATTATCAGAAGCAGAACACAGACATACCACTGCTTTGTATCACAAAGCTGAACACGAAGTGCAAAACCTACAACGCGATTTAAAGCGCGCAATCGCTAAATCTAG ACCGTATTATGAGATGAAAGCACATTTTAATCAAATGCTAGAGGAACAGAAATTCAGAGTGAGTGCCCTCGAAAGATCAGTGGGCGACGCTAAAATGACTTACGCGGAGGCACTGAGAAATTTAGAGAAAATTAGCGATGAAATTCATAGG ACTAGAAGGTACGACGGGACAGACGACCTTAGTAAACACTCAAGAGACACGGTCAATCAGGCTGGTAATCAATCTAAATCAGCAAACTCATCGGACTCCAGTGTGACCGGATCACCCGATAGTACAGACTACACTAGCGACGAATACTTGCATCTTCCTGATAAAATGAGTCCTAATGCACCATGTCCTGTGCCTACAAGA ATCGACAGAGAACCTTCGTCTGAATACCTGGGCCTAAGCAACCTGAATCTGTCATCCACGGAGCCTCGAAAGTACATAAAGCGGGACCGTCCAAAAAGCATTGCAGCAACAGACTCGAAACATATCATAACACTGAATCAAACCAGTTCGTCGACGTCACGGTTATCGGACTTGTCAAGCATTATTTCGCCCATGGAGAAACGAGTCACCATTCAAACACCGGCGGAGACAAATACCACCAATGCGACCGCACAAAATGGCGAGGAGTGGACGGAAATCAGCTTGAACAATTCTCCAGACGAGATTTATTATAATAACGAAGTATACTCAGATGACGATGATCAAATCCCTTACAAACCGTTACCGATGGACCTGAGTCCAGAGAGTAGCAATCCAACAGCTAGCGGCGGAACTATCCAGCCATTTGCTGATATATCTAATCGGAAGAAATTAATTACTCAGAAATCGCTACCAGCTATGCCGAAAGGGAACGAGGTTACATTGAGCATTGAAAAGAAAGCGGAGGTCACGAGAAGTCCGTCTATAAAGAGCAAGAGCAAGCTCGACAGTAGTTTAGCTAATTGGATAACTAGAAGCTCGGCTGGCGGTGAGGCTAGCGGCGGTAGCTCAG CAAACTCTAGTAGAAGGCAATCACTCGATATGCTGTGGTGTGCCGGACCTGGAGAGAGGGTGAAAGAGTTATTAAGTCATGGAATGATGATGTTGAATATATCCAGTCTAACCGAGAGACGTTCCAGTGAACCGAGAACTATCGAGAAGGATAAGGAGAAGTTCGAGAAGTGTGAGAAAGTGGAAGGAAAGGGGAAAAAGGTTCCTAGTCCGCTAGAAAAAACACTGACATACCTGAATGCAGATGAAGAAACGTCCGATAGCGAAAGTTTAGCAAG TGTGGAGATGTTAACGGAGGATCAGATATCGTCGCTCATGATGGAACCTGACATGAATCAAGTATGCCAAGAGATATTAGGGACCCCGTTAGTCGAGGTGTGTCCATTGCTGCAACAACTGCAGCAACAACAATAG
- the LOC117226196 gene encoding uncharacterized protein LOC117226196 isoform X1 gives MSGRVQKDSADDSDRVDDAVDPRVQIELERLNTATDDINKLEVDLDEARATFRELLCESTLKIDSLAKKLGTCIEKSRPYYDARFKAKEALQETQKAAIRFERANSQHAAAKEMVYLAEEGLRTEGRCFDHAWQEMLNHATARVNESEHERALSEAEHRHTTALYHKAEHEVQNLQRDLKRAIAKSSMGARRSLLLINSIAYRHNLLMLPYYEMKAHFNQMLEEQKFRVSALERSVGDAKMTYAEALRNLEKISDEIHRTRRYDGTDDLSKHSRDTVNQAGNQSKSANSSDSSVTGSPDSTDYTSDEYLHLPDKMSPNAPCPVPTRIDREPSSEYLGLSNLNLSSTEPRKYIKRDRPKSIAATDSKHIITLNQTSSSTSRLSDLSSIISPMEKRVTIQTPAETNTTNATAQNGEEWTEISLNNSPDEIYYNNEVYSDDDDQIPYKPLPMDLSPESSNPTASGGTIQPFADISNRKKLITQKSLPAMPKGNEVTLSIEKKAEVTRSPSIKSKSKLDSSLANWITRSSAGGEASGGSSANSSRRQSLDMLWCAGPGERVKELLSHGMMMLNISSLTERRSSEPRTIEKDKEKFEKCEKVEGKGKKVPSPLEKTLTYLNADEETSDSESLASVEMLTEDQISSLMMEPDMNQVCQEILGTPLVEVCPLLQQLQQQQ, from the exons ATGAGTGGACGTGTGCAGAAAGACAGTGCTGATGATTCTGATCGTGTCGACGATGCAGTGGATCCCAGAGTGCAG ATTGAACTTGAAAGATTAAATACTGCTACCGATGATATTAACAAGCTCGAAGTTGATTTGGAT GAGGCAAGAGCAACTTTCAGAGAACTACTCTGTGAATCTACATTAAAAATTGATAGTTTAGCTAAGAAACTTGGTACTTGTATTGAGAAATCTAGGCCATACTATGATGCTAGGTTTAAAGCCAAAGAA GCTTTACAAGAAACGCAAAAAGCAGCTATTAGATTTGAAAGAGCAAACAGCCAACATGCAGCAGCCAAAGAAATGGTTTACTTAGCTGAAGAAGGCTTAAGAACTGAGGGAAGATGTTTTGACCATGCTTGGCAG gAAATGTTAAATCATGCAACTGCTAGGGTCAATGAATCTGAACACGAAAGAGCATTATCAGAAGCAGAACACAGACATACCACTGCTTTGTATCACAAAGCTGAACACGAAGTGCAAAACCTACAACGCGATTTAAAGCGCGCAATCGCTAAATCTAG TATGGGTGCACGTCGCAGCTTGCTTCTGATAAACAGTATCGCCTACAGGCACAACTTGCTCATGTT ACCGTATTATGAGATGAAAGCACATTTTAATCAAATGCTAGAGGAACAGAAATTCAGAGTGAGTGCCCTCGAAAGATCAGTGGGCGACGCTAAAATGACTTACGCGGAGGCACTGAGAAATTTAGAGAAAATTAGCGATGAAATTCATAGG ACTAGAAGGTACGACGGGACAGACGACCTTAGTAAACACTCAAGAGACACGGTCAATCAGGCTGGTAATCAATCTAAATCAGCAAACTCATCGGACTCCAGTGTGACCGGATCACCCGATAGTACAGACTACACTAGCGACGAATACTTGCATCTTCCTGATAAAATGAGTCCTAATGCACCATGTCCTGTGCCTACAAGA ATCGACAGAGAACCTTCGTCTGAATACCTGGGCCTAAGCAACCTGAATCTGTCATCCACGGAGCCTCGAAAGTACATAAAGCGGGACCGTCCAAAAAGCATTGCAGCAACAGACTCGAAACATATCATAACACTGAATCAAACCAGTTCGTCGACGTCACGGTTATCGGACTTGTCAAGCATTATTTCGCCCATGGAGAAACGAGTCACCATTCAAACACCGGCGGAGACAAATACCACCAATGCGACCGCACAAAATGGCGAGGAGTGGACGGAAATCAGCTTGAACAATTCTCCAGACGAGATTTATTATAATAACGAAGTATACTCAGATGACGATGATCAAATCCCTTACAAACCGTTACCGATGGACCTGAGTCCAGAGAGTAGCAATCCAACAGCTAGCGGCGGAACTATCCAGCCATTTGCTGATATATCTAATCGGAAGAAATTAATTACTCAGAAATCGCTACCAGCTATGCCGAAAGGGAACGAGGTTACATTGAGCATTGAAAAGAAAGCGGAGGTCACGAGAAGTCCGTCTATAAAGAGCAAGAGCAAGCTCGACAGTAGTTTAGCTAATTGGATAACTAGAAGCTCGGCTGGCGGTGAGGCTAGCGGCGGTAGCTCAG CAAACTCTAGTAGAAGGCAATCACTCGATATGCTGTGGTGTGCCGGACCTGGAGAGAGGGTGAAAGAGTTATTAAGTCATGGAATGATGATGTTGAATATATCCAGTCTAACCGAGAGACGTTCCAGTGAACCGAGAACTATCGAGAAGGATAAGGAGAAGTTCGAGAAGTGTGAGAAAGTGGAAGGAAAGGGGAAAAAGGTTCCTAGTCCGCTAGAAAAAACACTGACATACCTGAATGCAGATGAAGAAACGTCCGATAGCGAAAGTTTAGCAAG TGTGGAGATGTTAACGGAGGATCAGATATCGTCGCTCATGATGGAACCTGACATGAATCAAGTATGCCAAGAGATATTAGGGACCCCGTTAGTCGAGGTGTGTCCATTGCTGCAACAACTGCAGCAACAACAATAG